From the Desulfuromonas thiophila genome, the window GTGTTCTAAAAGAGCAGGGCTATATCAAGAATTTCAAGGAAATCGCAGGCGGCCCGCAGGCCCAGCTGCGTATTTATCTGAAATATGACAACAACAATGTGCATGTCATTCATGACATTACCCGCGCTTCGCGGCCTGGCCGGCGACTCTATGTCGGTTGTGCGGAGATCCCTCGGGTCCGCAACGGCCTGGGTTGCGCTATCGTATCCACATCACGCGGTGTATTGTCCGATGTCGCAGCGCGCGAGGCCCAAGTGGGTGGCGAGCTGGTCTGTACGGTTTGGTAGCCTGCGAAGGAGTGTAGACAATGTCGAGAATTGGTAAACGGCCTGTTGACATTCCCGCCGGTGTGACAGTAGCTCTGTCCGATGGTGTGATGAATGTGCAGGGGCCCAAAGGAAAGCTGTCCCGTACGATCCCGAAAACCGTTCAGGTTGAGGTGACGGCAGGGCAAATCGTGCTGACGCCGGTGCCCAGCGCCCGTCGCGACACCTCGCTGCAGGGTCTCTACCGTACCCTGATTGCCAATATGGTGGAGGGCGTGACCAAGGGGTTTCAGCGGGTTCTTGAAATTAATGGCGTAGGTTACCGTGCCGATGTCAAGGGTTCCACTCTGAATCTGGCTCTGGGGTATTCGCACCCGATTGAGTATCCACTGCCTGAAGGAATCAATGTTGAGGTCGAAAAACAGACCAAGATGACGGTCAGTGGTATCGACAAGGAACTGGTCGGCGCCACTGCTGCCAAGATTCGTTCGTTTCGCGGTCCCGAGCCCTATAAGGGCAAAGGAATCAAATACGCTGATGAGCGGATTCTGCGCAAGGCAGGCAAGACCGGCAAGAAATAATTTTCTACAGGAGACAGAACGTGGCAGGTATGACATCAAGAGCGGAGTCGAGAAAGCGGCGTCAGGCGCGTGTGCGGCGCAAGGTCGTTGGTACACCCGAACGTCCGCGGTTGTGCGTTTTCCGCAGCGCGAAGCATATATACGCGCAGATTATCGAGGATACCAAGGGTGCCGCGCTGGTTTCAGCTTCTACTCGCTGCAAGGACGTAACCGAAGCCCTGGGTTATACGGGAAATGTCGAGGCAGCCAAGGCAGTAGGCGCAGAGATTGCCCGGCGGGCCCTTGCGAAGGACATCAAGGAAGTGGTTTTTGACCGTAACGGTTTTATTTAT encodes:
- the rpsH gene encoding 30S ribosomal protein S8; its protein translation is MAMTDPIADMLTRIRNAGLAKHQKLEMPSNKMKVAIASVLKEQGYIKNFKEIAGGPQAQLRIYLKYDNNNVHVIHDITRASRPGRRLYVGCAEIPRVRNGLGCAIVSTSRGVLSDVAAREAQVGGELVCTVW
- the rplF gene encoding 50S ribosomal protein L6, with protein sequence MSRIGKRPVDIPAGVTVALSDGVMNVQGPKGKLSRTIPKTVQVEVTAGQIVLTPVPSARRDTSLQGLYRTLIANMVEGVTKGFQRVLEINGVGYRADVKGSTLNLALGYSHPIEYPLPEGINVEVEKQTKMTVSGIDKELVGATAAKIRSFRGPEPYKGKGIKYADERILRKAGKTGKK
- the rplR gene encoding 50S ribosomal protein L18 — its product is MTSRAESRKRRQARVRRKVVGTPERPRLCVFRSAKHIYAQIIEDTKGAALVSASTRCKDVTEALGYTGNVEAAKAVGAEIARRALAKDIKEVVFDRNGFIYHGRVKALADAAREAGLVF